The proteins below come from a single Piscinibacter gummiphilus genomic window:
- a CDS encoding zinc ribbon domain-containing protein: MPTYDYACADCGGFDAFRTLAMRNEAAACPDCGAPSPRVFATAPRLGLMEGSTRRAMETNERARHEPKRSSDYARLKHPAGCGCCSTGASRKATVTAPNGAKAFPSKRPWMISH, translated from the coding sequence ATGCCGACCTACGACTACGCCTGCGCCGATTGCGGCGGCTTCGATGCGTTCCGCACGCTGGCGATGCGCAACGAGGCGGCGGCCTGCCCCGACTGCGGCGCGCCCTCGCCGCGGGTCTTCGCCACCGCACCGCGTCTCGGCCTGATGGAAGGCAGCACGCGCCGCGCGATGGAGACCAACGAGCGCGCCCGTCACGAGCCCAAACGTTCGAGCGACTACGCGCGGCTCAAGCACCCGGCCGGCTGCGGTTGCTGCTCGACGGGCGCCTCGCGCAAGGCCACCGTCACCGCGCCCAACGGCGCCAAGGCCTTCCCGAGCAAGCGGCCCTGGATGATCAGCCACTGA
- a CDS encoding FG-GAP-like repeat-containing protein: MSSLVVAGLLAGCGGGGDDGTAAPGGTDQTAPGIDDPEGLGLDGLLGRGSEYFPLGSHDQWVYRTGDGGQLKFKVTGRERVGEIDTSVISHNVPGFAPFEQVNFAVNGHAVRQVPGPNAGPVLQALGPLDVMRFPLTPGERFVQVDRTVDSGVDIDGDGRNDQLSVRSDVTMVGFELLTQTEAGRFARTAHLRTRIEQTLVASATATRSTITATIDDWYAPNVGLVRSRGVFRDGDAVQNTSQSLLAYRVGGRRSDAVAPTVTALDPAPRSLNGSRTVVNVDFSEPLDADALVPTSVAVTDANGRAVFGNLSLNGNRLTFVPYEPWPSGVYTIRLGAGLVDLAGNALRPRSWSFTVEAEAPTAVRLSPARDAGDVALDAVLRAEFSEALAANTVPGHVHLFDTATGTEVAATVTLVNPRTLTIRPQAPLQRATRYQVQFDPAITDLHGNPVMMSQPWSFGTDPGLFGYPTLVQPLFAPEAVAIGDVNGDGLDDVVMTTYLSFDPANDFKLVVYLQQPDGTLAAPVRYSNASYSECKASSLAIADLDGDGRKDVAIAQGGCGVEIFLQRPDGTLASGNWLPYSESHRIRAADLNGDGLADLVGTSAQTGQMAVWYQVGGRISLPTFYPATAGGGDVFTAGDLDVGDLNGDGRPDIVVSAPNGDAARSIAVLYQQADGRYGTPLTLSVDSTWAARGVAIGDLNGDGRRDLAVTWGGAAPAALSVFYQRTDGTLAPPVTLASLDYPGAIEIADLNQDGRLDAVVAHDGWGSVGVYLQAANGTLQAEQRFDGTDGSANPHGLAVGDLNGDGRVDIAQAGVSVLYNRGTPTAAAATERRMSSTAAAPKLRWWMGVGGRAVPQAPQAQPRANAR, from the coding sequence ATGAGTTCTCTGGTGGTCGCGGGCCTCCTGGCAGGCTGCGGCGGCGGCGGTGACGACGGCACGGCCGCGCCCGGCGGCACCGACCAGACCGCCCCCGGGATCGACGACCCCGAAGGCCTCGGGCTCGATGGCCTGCTCGGCCGAGGCAGCGAATACTTCCCGCTCGGCAGCCACGACCAGTGGGTCTACCGCACCGGCGACGGCGGGCAGCTCAAGTTCAAGGTGACGGGCCGCGAGCGCGTGGGCGAGATCGACACCAGCGTCATCAGCCACAACGTGCCGGGCTTCGCGCCCTTCGAGCAGGTCAACTTCGCCGTCAATGGCCACGCGGTGCGCCAGGTCCCCGGCCCGAACGCCGGCCCGGTGCTGCAGGCGCTCGGCCCGCTCGACGTGATGCGCTTCCCGCTCACCCCGGGCGAGCGCTTCGTGCAGGTCGACCGCACGGTCGACTCCGGCGTCGACATCGACGGCGATGGCCGCAACGACCAGCTCAGCGTGCGCTCCGACGTGACCATGGTCGGCTTCGAACTGCTCACGCAAACCGAGGCCGGCCGCTTCGCCCGCACCGCGCACCTGCGCACCCGCATCGAGCAGACGCTCGTTGCATCGGCCACCGCCACACGCTCCACCATCACCGCCACCATCGACGACTGGTACGCGCCCAACGTGGGCCTCGTGCGCAGCCGCGGCGTCTTCCGCGACGGCGATGCCGTGCAGAACACCAGCCAGAGCCTGCTCGCCTACCGCGTGGGCGGCCGGCGCAGCGATGCGGTCGCGCCGACCGTCACCGCGCTCGACCCGGCCCCGCGCAGCCTCAACGGCAGCCGCACGGTCGTGAACGTCGACTTCAGCGAGCCGCTCGATGCCGATGCGCTCGTGCCCACGAGCGTGGCCGTCACCGACGCGAACGGCCGCGCGGTCTTCGGCAACCTCTCGCTCAACGGCAACCGCCTCACCTTCGTGCCCTACGAGCCGTGGCCGAGCGGCGTGTACACCATCCGCCTGGGCGCCGGGCTGGTCGACCTGGCCGGCAACGCGCTGCGCCCGCGCAGCTGGAGCTTCACCGTCGAGGCCGAAGCACCCACCGCGGTGCGGCTGTCGCCGGCCCGCGACGCGGGCGACGTGGCACTCGACGCCGTGCTGCGCGCCGAGTTCAGCGAAGCGCTGGCCGCGAACACCGTGCCCGGCCACGTGCACCTCTTCGACACCGCCACCGGCACCGAGGTCGCGGCCACCGTGACGCTCGTCAACCCGCGCACCCTCACCATCCGCCCGCAGGCCCCGCTGCAGCGGGCCACGCGCTACCAGGTGCAGTTCGACCCGGCGATCACCGACCTGCACGGCAACCCGGTGATGATGAGCCAGCCCTGGAGCTTCGGCACCGACCCCGGCCTCTTCGGCTACCCGACGCTCGTGCAGCCGCTCTTCGCGCCGGAAGCGGTGGCCATCGGCGACGTGAACGGCGACGGCCTCGACGACGTGGTGATGACCACCTATCTGTCGTTCGACCCCGCCAACGACTTCAAGCTCGTGGTCTACCTGCAGCAACCCGACGGCACGCTGGCCGCGCCGGTGCGCTATTCGAACGCCAGCTACAGCGAGTGCAAAGCCAGCTCGCTCGCGATTGCCGACCTCGACGGCGACGGCCGCAAGGACGTGGCCATCGCCCAAGGCGGCTGCGGGGTCGAGATCTTCCTGCAGCGCCCCGACGGCACGCTCGCGAGCGGCAACTGGCTGCCTTACTCCGAGTCACACCGCATCCGTGCCGCCGACCTCAACGGCGACGGCCTGGCGGATCTGGTGGGCACGAGCGCACAGACCGGCCAGATGGCGGTGTGGTACCAGGTCGGCGGCCGCATCTCGCTGCCGACCTTCTACCCGGCAACGGCAGGGGGCGGCGACGTCTTCACCGCCGGCGACCTCGACGTGGGCGACCTCAACGGCGATGGCCGCCCCGACATCGTGGTGAGCGCGCCCAACGGCGATGCGGCCCGCTCCATCGCCGTGCTGTACCAGCAGGCCGATGGCCGCTACGGCACACCGCTCACGCTGTCGGTCGACAGCACCTGGGCCGCACGCGGCGTGGCCATCGGCGACCTGAACGGCGACGGCCGCCGCGACCTCGCCGTCACCTGGGGCGGCGCGGCGCCGGCTGCGCTCTCGGTCTTCTACCAGCGCACCGACGGCACGCTCGCACCGCCGGTCACGCTGGCAAGCCTCGACTACCCGGGCGCCATCGAGATCGCCGACCTCAACCAAGACGGCCGCCTCGACGCCGTGGTCGCGCACGACGGCTGGGGCAGCGTCGGCGTCTACCTGCAGGCCGCCAACGGCACGCTGCAGGCCGAGCAACGCTTCGACGGCACCGACGGCAGCGCCAACCCGCACGGCCTGGCGGTGGGCGACCTCAACGGCGACGGCCGCGTCGACATCGCCCAGGCCGGCGTGTCGGTGCTCTACAACCGCGGCACGCCCACGGCCGCCGCCGCCACCGAGCGGCGCATGAGCAGCACCGCCGCCGCGCCCAAGCTGCGCTGGTGGATGGGGGTGGGCGGGCGCGCCGTGCCGCAGGCACCGCAAGCCCAGCCGCGCGCCAACGCGCGCTGA
- a CDS encoding ABC transporter ATP-binding protein encodes MSSTVVSPTPLVQLYRHAWAHAAGVRARMVGALAMLGGSQLLKLAMPWMAAQAINSIQVAGAAGLSRAGLWIAAILGLQAAVWCFHGPARVMERSVALRVRRSVADALYRRLTAAPLTWHERHHSGDLQHRVGQASSALSNFTESQFIYLQNFINVAGPLTALALLSPLTGGLALVGFVAIAVAIVRFDGALMALAARENQAQRGYSARLLDFVGNIGSIASLRLQQATRTLLDSRLLAVFEPLRRSIVLNEWKWCAVDVLTVSLSWGLVVVYAWSAHGAASGAPLLIGSLFMIYQYAQQAANVLGAMASNYQTLARTQTDFASAAPIWQAPQVPVVERATGAAWQRIDLQGLAYRHSGHERGGLHDVHLSLHRGERIALVGASGCGKSTLLRVLAGLYGAEQGHVSVDGVPQLGRRHLADLATLIPQEAEVFELSLRDNITLGADTPDTDLQRALHVSALDMVLTTLPQRLDTPMSERGSNFSGGQRQRVALARGALAAAGSSVLLLDEPTSALDALTEQMVHERLSEAFPQACIIAAVHRMGLLHHFDRVVFMAEGRVVDHGSAEAVASRQPVFAAMLQGARTAQVAA; translated from the coding sequence ATGTCGTCCACCGTCGTTTCACCCACCCCGCTCGTGCAGCTGTACCGCCATGCCTGGGCGCATGCGGCCGGGGTCAGGGCGCGCATGGTGGGAGCACTCGCCATGCTGGGCGGCTCGCAGCTGCTCAAGCTCGCGATGCCGTGGATGGCGGCGCAGGCGATCAACAGCATCCAGGTCGCCGGTGCGGCCGGTCTCTCGCGGGCAGGCTTGTGGATCGCGGCCATTCTCGGCCTGCAGGCCGCGGTGTGGTGCTTCCACGGCCCGGCGCGGGTGATGGAGCGCTCGGTGGCGCTGCGCGTGCGCCGCAGCGTGGCCGATGCGCTGTACCGGCGCCTCACGGCCGCGCCGCTCACCTGGCATGAGCGCCACCACTCGGGCGACCTGCAGCACCGCGTGGGGCAGGCCAGCTCGGCCTTGTCGAACTTCACCGAGAGCCAGTTCATCTACCTGCAGAACTTCATCAACGTGGCGGGCCCACTCACGGCGCTCGCGCTGCTGTCGCCGCTCACCGGCGGGCTGGCGCTGGTGGGCTTCGTGGCCATCGCGGTGGCCATCGTGCGTTTCGATGGCGCGCTGATGGCGCTCGCCGCGCGCGAGAACCAGGCGCAGCGCGGCTACTCCGCGCGCCTGCTCGACTTCGTCGGCAACATCGGCTCGATCGCGAGCCTGCGGCTGCAGCAGGCCACGCGCACGCTGCTCGACAGCCGGCTGCTCGCGGTCTTCGAGCCGCTCCGGCGCAGCATCGTGCTCAACGAGTGGAAGTGGTGCGCGGTGGACGTGCTCACCGTCTCGCTGAGCTGGGGGCTGGTGGTGGTCTATGCCTGGTCGGCGCACGGTGCGGCGAGCGGCGCGCCGCTCCTGATCGGCAGCCTCTTCATGATCTACCAGTACGCGCAGCAGGCGGCCAACGTGCTGGGCGCGATGGCGTCGAACTACCAGACGCTCGCGCGCACGCAGACCGACTTCGCGAGCGCCGCGCCGATCTGGCAGGCGCCGCAGGTGCCTGTGGTGGAGCGCGCCACCGGCGCCGCCTGGCAGCGCATCGACCTGCAGGGCCTCGCCTACCGCCATTCCGGCCACGAGCGCGGCGGCCTGCACGACGTGCACCTGAGCCTGCACCGCGGCGAGCGCATCGCGCTCGTGGGCGCAAGCGGCTGCGGCAAGAGCACGTTGCTGCGGGTGCTGGCCGGGCTCTACGGCGCCGAGCAGGGCCATGTGTCGGTCGACGGCGTGCCGCAGCTCGGCCGGCGCCACCTGGCCGACCTCGCGACGCTGATCCCGCAGGAGGCCGAGGTCTTCGAGCTGAGCCTGCGCGACAACATCACCCTCGGCGCCGACACGCCCGACACCGACCTGCAACGCGCGCTGCACGTGAGTGCGCTCGACATGGTGCTGACCACGCTGCCGCAGCGGCTCGACACGCCGATGTCGGAACGCGGCAGCAATTTCTCAGGCGGCCAGCGGCAGCGTGTGGCGCTGGCGCGCGGTGCGCTGGCGGCGGCCGGCAGCAGCGTGCTGCTGCTCGACGAGCCCACGAGTGCGCTCGATGCCCTCACCGAACAGATGGTGCACGAGCGGCTGAGCGAGGCCTTCCCGCAGGCCTGCATCATCGCGGCCGTGCACCGCATGGGCCTGCTGCATCACTTCGACCGCGTGGTCTTCATGGCGGAGGGACGCGTGGTCGACCACGGCAGCGCCGAAGCCGTGGCTTCACGCCAGCCCGTGTTCGCCGCCATGCTGCAAGGCGCGCGCACCGCCCAAGTGGCCGCGTAA
- a CDS encoding TerB family tellurite resistance protein codes for MLKTLKDLFDSLCPPAPAADPATAEHALQLATAVMLVEVMRADPGFHAGEREAVLAGLRDKFSLSDDEAQRLTELAEDAAQRATDLFSFTSRINERFEMPQKLRMIEHMWRVAYADGHLSAHERHVLWRIADLLHVPQGAYVNARMRAEKEAGVG; via the coding sequence ATGCTCAAGACGCTGAAAGACCTCTTCGACAGCCTGTGCCCGCCCGCGCCGGCCGCCGACCCCGCCACCGCCGAACACGCGCTGCAGCTCGCCACCGCGGTGATGCTGGTCGAGGTCATGCGCGCCGACCCCGGCTTCCACGCGGGCGAGCGCGAGGCAGTGCTGGCCGGCTTGCGCGACAAGTTCTCGCTCTCCGACGACGAAGCGCAACGCCTCACCGAGCTCGCCGAAGACGCGGCCCAGCGCGCCACCGATCTCTTCAGCTTCACCTCGCGCATCAACGAGCGTTTCGAGATGCCGCAGAAGCTGCGCATGATCGAGCACATGTGGCGCGTGGCCTACGCCGACGGCCACCTGAGCGCCCACGAGCGCCACGTGCTGTGGCGCATCGCCGACCTGCTGCACGTGCCGCAGGGGGCGTATGTAAATGCGCGGATGCGGGCGGAGAAAGAGGCCGGCGTCGGGTGA
- a CDS encoding PaaI family thioesterase, with protein sequence MRTADDFNQRAAHNLPGHLGITITHGGPDVIHAEMPVQPFLMAPNGFLHAGSVVTLADTAAGFGCLANLPDGAVGFTTIELKSNHLGTARDGTVEVTATPVHKGRNTQVWDSVVKHRETGKTVALFRCTQMVLYGKG encoded by the coding sequence ATGCGCACAGCCGACGATTTCAACCAGCGCGCCGCGCACAACCTGCCCGGCCACCTGGGCATCACCATCACCCACGGCGGGCCGGACGTGATCCACGCCGAGATGCCGGTGCAGCCGTTCCTGATGGCGCCCAACGGCTTCCTGCACGCTGGCAGCGTGGTCACCCTGGCCGACACCGCCGCCGGCTTCGGCTGCCTGGCCAACCTGCCGGACGGCGCGGTGGGCTTCACCACCATCGAGCTCAAGTCCAACCACCTCGGCACGGCGCGCGACGGCACGGTCGAGGTGACCGCCACGCCCGTGCACAAAGGCCGCAACACGCAGGTGTGGGACTCTGTCGTGAAGCACCGCGAGACCGGCAAGACGGTCGCGCTCTTTCGTTGCACGCAGATGGTTCTGTATGGCAAGGGATGA
- a CDS encoding protein tyrosine phosphatase family protein, with protein MSAALATIYNHRAIDERLGSSGQPSVKQLGDIAEAGYTTVINLALHDDPRYSLPDEAGTVASLGMRYVHIPVQFGAPMREDLKAFFDAMDGCRGEKVWVHCAANLRVTAFLGLYWALREQRPREQAFALMREVWRQPDPVWDAFIDDALASPP; from the coding sequence ATGAGCGCCGCGCTCGCCACCATCTACAACCACCGCGCCATCGACGAGCGCCTCGGCAGCTCGGGCCAGCCGAGCGTGAAGCAGCTGGGCGACATCGCCGAAGCCGGCTACACCACCGTCATCAACCTCGCGCTGCACGACGACCCACGCTATTCGCTGCCCGACGAAGCCGGCACGGTGGCGTCGCTGGGCATGCGCTACGTGCACATCCCGGTGCAGTTCGGCGCGCCGATGCGCGAGGACCTCAAGGCCTTCTTCGATGCGATGGACGGCTGCCGCGGCGAGAAGGTCTGGGTGCACTGCGCCGCCAACCTGCGCGTCACTGCGTTCCTCGGCCTCTACTGGGCACTGCGCGAGCAACGGCCTCGCGAGCAGGCCTTTGCACTGATGCGCGAGGTCTGGCGCCAGCCCGACCCGGTGTGGGATGCCTTCATCGACGACGCGCTCGCGTCGCCGCCCTGA
- a CDS encoding alpha/beta hydrolase: MLTSLVVVALLAYGAACAALFFFQRSLLYFPQPAHVDTPHVPVDGRPGVVASHRALAGAQAVLYFGGNGEDVTQNFAPLAQAFPQHSLYLLHYRGYGRSSGKPTEADIADDALALFDQVHRQHPQVTVIGRSLGSGVATRLASQRPAARLVLVTPYDSIEDIAAARFRVFPVRWLLLDKYASWRYAAQVQAPTTVLMAEHDEVIPRDSTEMLMTRFAAGRATLHVLPGAGHNDISLAADYVRLLGGAR, encoded by the coding sequence ATGCTGACCAGCCTTGTCGTCGTTGCCCTGCTGGCCTACGGGGCGGCCTGCGCGGCACTCTTTTTCTTCCAGCGCTCGCTGCTCTACTTCCCGCAGCCGGCGCATGTCGACACGCCGCACGTGCCGGTCGACGGCCGGCCGGGGGTGGTGGCCAGCCACCGTGCGCTCGCGGGCGCGCAGGCGGTGCTGTATTTCGGCGGCAACGGCGAAGACGTGACCCAGAACTTCGCGCCGCTCGCGCAGGCCTTCCCGCAGCATTCGCTCTACCTGCTGCACTACCGCGGGTACGGCCGCAGCAGCGGCAAGCCCACCGAGGCCGACATCGCCGACGATGCGCTCGCGCTCTTCGACCAGGTGCACCGGCAGCACCCGCAGGTCACGGTGATCGGCCGCAGCCTGGGCAGCGGCGTGGCCACGCGGCTCGCGAGCCAGCGGCCGGCGGCGCGGCTGGTGCTCGTGACGCCCTACGACAGCATCGAAGACATCGCCGCGGCGCGCTTTCGCGTCTTCCCGGTGCGCTGGCTGCTGCTCGACAAGTACGCCTCGTGGCGCTACGCCGCGCAGGTGCAGGCGCCGACCACGGTGCTGATGGCCGAGCACGACGAGGTGATCCCGCGCGACAGCACCGAGATGCTGATGACCCGCTTCGCTGCCGGCCGCGCCACGTTGCACGTGCTGCCGGGTGCCGGCCACAACGACATCTCGCTGGCCGCGGACTATGTGCGCCTGCTCGGCGGCGCGCGCTGA
- a CDS encoding cupin domain-containing protein — translation MHTDRIYPSAEFFQPTAEGEPLRSVVVENADAVIVAWHVAPGQCIPAHVHPAGQDTWTILSGTGQYRLDHAGTAREVYAGDVVVAPRGCVHGVYNHGRQPLRFISVVSPGDAGYERLDA, via the coding sequence ATGCACACCGACCGCATCTATCCCAGCGCCGAGTTCTTCCAGCCCACCGCCGAAGGCGAGCCGCTGCGCAGCGTGGTGGTCGAGAACGCCGATGCGGTGATCGTGGCGTGGCACGTCGCACCGGGCCAGTGCATCCCGGCGCATGTGCACCCGGCCGGGCAGGACACCTGGACCATCCTCAGCGGCACCGGCCAGTACCGGCTCGACCATGCGGGCACGGCGCGCGAGGTGTACGCAGGCGACGTGGTGGTGGCGCCGCGTGGTTGTGTGCACGGCGTGTACAACCACGGCCGACAGCCGCTGCGCTTCATCTCGGTGGTGTCGCCGGGTGACGCCGGCTACGAGCGGCTGGACGCCTGA
- a CDS encoding NAD(P)/FAD-dependent oxidoreductase translates to MRRRNLLLGSGAAVTLAACGTTGQRVPSRAQVVVIGGGYGGATAARYVRLLSEGKVDVVLVEPQPRFVSCPVSNLVLSGLRQLSDITSPYDTLVSRHGVTWVRDSASRLDTAAKTVTLAGGSSLRYDTLVVSPGVELLFDEIAGLRAAHASGQVLQAWKAGPETAALRRQLEAMPDGGVYAISVPESPYRCPPGPYERASVIAAYFQRAKPKSKVLILDANPDVTSKPALFKKAWAELYPGMVEYRPLHKVVAVEGQRIRIEVQDDVRADVLNLLPPMRANSIAAESGLMNAGRWCKVDWLTFESTAAKDVHVLGDAVLAAGGMPKSAHMANAHAKVAAAAIVARLRGEPVNPHPMLTNTCYSHVGDTSAIHVASVHEYVAAEATFKPVPGSGGVSVQRNEAEAAFAAGWARNIWADTLG, encoded by the coding sequence ATGAGGCGCCGCAATCTCTTGCTGGGCAGCGGTGCGGCCGTCACGCTGGCGGCCTGCGGCACCACGGGCCAGCGCGTGCCGTCTCGTGCGCAGGTGGTGGTGATCGGCGGTGGCTACGGCGGCGCGACCGCGGCGCGATATGTGCGGCTGCTGTCCGAGGGGAAGGTCGACGTGGTGCTCGTCGAGCCGCAGCCGAGATTCGTCTCGTGCCCGGTGTCGAACCTGGTGCTGAGCGGCCTGCGCCAGCTGTCCGACATCACGAGCCCGTATGACACGCTCGTCTCGCGCCACGGCGTGACCTGGGTGCGCGACAGCGCCTCGCGCCTCGACACCGCGGCCAAGACGGTCACGCTCGCCGGTGGTTCGAGCCTCCGTTACGACACGCTGGTGGTCTCGCCCGGCGTGGAGCTGCTGTTCGACGAGATCGCCGGCCTGCGCGCCGCGCACGCCAGCGGCCAGGTGCTGCAGGCGTGGAAGGCCGGGCCCGAGACGGCGGCGCTGCGACGCCAGCTCGAAGCCATGCCCGACGGCGGCGTGTATGCGATCTCGGTGCCCGAGTCGCCCTACCGCTGCCCACCCGGGCCCTACGAGCGGGCGAGCGTGATCGCCGCCTACTTCCAGCGCGCCAAGCCGAAGTCGAAGGTGCTGATCCTCGACGCCAACCCCGACGTCACCTCCAAGCCGGCGCTCTTCAAGAAGGCCTGGGCCGAGCTGTATCCGGGCATGGTGGAGTACCGGCCCTTGCACAAGGTGGTTGCCGTGGAGGGCCAGCGCATCCGCATCGAAGTGCAGGACGACGTGCGCGCCGACGTGCTCAACCTGCTGCCGCCGATGCGCGCCAACTCCATCGCCGCCGAGAGCGGGCTGATGAACGCCGGCCGCTGGTGCAAGGTCGACTGGCTCACCTTCGAGTCGACCGCCGCCAAAGACGTGCACGTGCTCGGCGACGCGGTGCTCGCCGCGGGCGGCATGCCCAAGAGCGCCCACATGGCCAACGCGCACGCCAAGGTGGCGGCGGCGGCCATCGTCGCGCGCCTGCGCGGCGAGCCGGTGAACCCGCACCCGATGCTTACCAACACCTGCTACAGCCACGTGGGCGACACGAGCGCGATCCACGTGGCGAGCGTGCACGAGTACGTGGCGGCGGAAGCCACCTTCAAGCCGGTGCCCGGCTCGGGCGGCGTCTCGGTGCAGCGCAACGAAGCCGAGGCGGCGTTCGCGGCGGGCTGGGCGCGCAACATCTGGGCCGACACGCTGGGCTGA
- a CDS encoding c-type cytochrome: MARRRHAGILLAGLLAASGTQAQTTAPLATRSLAATCAACHGTDGQAVGGAGMASLRGLDRQYLQAQLNAFRDGSRPATVMHQIAKGYTPEQIEQLAAYFAALPRVSP, encoded by the coding sequence ATGGCGAGACGACGACACGCGGGCATTCTTCTGGCCGGCCTCCTGGCGGCTTCCGGCACCCAGGCGCAGACGACCGCCCCGCTGGCGACACGCTCGCTCGCCGCCACCTGCGCCGCCTGCCACGGCACCGATGGCCAGGCCGTCGGCGGCGCCGGCATGGCGAGCCTGCGCGGGCTGGACCGGCAGTACCTGCAAGCGCAGCTCAACGCGTTTCGCGACGGCAGCCGCCCCGCCACCGTGATGCACCAGATCGCCAAGGGCTACACGCCCGAGCAGATCGAGCAGCTCGCCGCCTATTTCGCGGCGCTGCCGAGGGTGTCGCCATGA
- a CDS encoding (2Fe-2S)-binding protein, with protein MATLHVNGTTRTVTADPETPLLWVLREQLGLTGTKYGCGIAQCGACTVHIDGQPTRSCVRPVSSVSAKEKIVTIEGLSAKGDHPVQKAWQAMDVPQCGYCQSGMIMAAAALLKQKPDPTDADIDAAMTNICRCGTYNRVRAAIKAAAKGGDMKKLAVDIQHIVAEGGQA; from the coding sequence ATGGCCACCCTTCACGTCAACGGCACGACCCGCACGGTGACTGCCGACCCCGAGACCCCGCTGCTGTGGGTGCTGCGCGAGCAACTCGGGCTGACCGGCACCAAGTACGGCTGCGGCATCGCGCAATGCGGCGCCTGCACGGTGCACATCGACGGCCAGCCCACCCGCAGCTGCGTGCGGCCGGTGTCCTCGGTGAGCGCGAAGGAGAAGATCGTCACCATCGAAGGGCTGTCGGCGAAAGGCGACCACCCGGTGCAGAAGGCCTGGCAGGCGATGGACGTGCCGCAGTGCGGCTACTGCCAGTCCGGAATGATCATGGCCGCGGCGGCGCTGCTGAAGCAGAAGCCCGACCCGACCGATGCCGACATCGATGCGGCCATGACCAACATCTGCCGCTGCGGCACCTACAACCGCGTGCGCGCCGCGATCAAGGCGGCGGCGAAGGGCGGCGACATGAAGAAGCTGGCGGTCGACATCCAGCACATCGTGGCGGAAGGGGGCCAGGCATGA